Below is a genomic region from Ailuropoda melanoleuca isolate Jingjing chromosome 8, ASM200744v2, whole genome shotgun sequence.
TAGAATGTTATAAGGGAACATCGTGTTGCTCTGTTTGTATAGCAGGTGCCACAACTTTTTTTGTCTTCAGCCTTGGTGCTTtgatctttctgtattttggccTCACAGATGTGGTCCGgtttatttaatgagaaaatgagtATAAGAGCAAAACATTTTTCCTTCATGATAACATCCATAGACAGCTGTTATTATGAGACTAGGGTTTTCTGTCAGATTTCCCTGCTGGACAGGGTCTGTGGCTACACTCAGTATACCCCCTAAACATGGTAATTGGTTTAGTAAATGGTTTTCTACTTCCATTGATGTATATTGCCTAAATGGACTTgtgttcaaaattatttcttcagtTGTTTTGGGTAAGTCCTCAACAAAACGGGATAAAATTAGGAATTAGTCATGCTGTCTAATGGTGCTCTGAACAGGATTCAGGGTAGCAACTGCCATTTAAATATTATCTTCCTTGTTCATTTCTAAATCTATTAATGAACTTTAGATTTTCCCTGAAACTAGGTTGAATCAGTTCCAGAATGAAACAGGCTTCTCAGGGATGCACCCACTTCTTCCCAGTCTGCCTTCCGATTAAAGCACCAAGCAGAGACCATATTATTTCCCTTTGCTATATACTGTGATTCCTACTGTTAATTCTGAAGAAACCAAAATATCACGAAAAAAGGCTGGCAGAACACAAGTGAATTTTCTCATTATGACAGAATATCAagtgacatcatttttttttttggttgtcactTCATGGGCTGAGTAGAAAGCTTGAAAACTCAGACTTTTGATCTTGGTTCTGCCACTAATTAGTTATGAGGTCTGGAAAAGGTAAGTTAACCTCCCTGGCCTTACTTTCCCCTTGTGTAATATAGAAATACTTCATGGTAGCATGACAGTGTAAGACACCAGCAATAGAATATAACTGTAACAACATTCCATGAGGTGGTAATATTTTACAGTTCTAACTACTAAATTTGTTCTCCTTACAGAACAGATGTCTAATAAAGTGTTTAGTCTCAAAATACATGGTTGGCTAGAGGTTCCCTATCCCTTGATTATAAGCAGGTGCTACCTTTGGGGATATTTACTTGAAATATCAATACTTTGGTACTCAATTGTCAATGTTCCATggcatatatttttatctttgggattagtaggagcccaaggtggggaaAACAGTCTGTAATTTCTACCTCTTAACCTAAAGacaaattattttgttcttgGAATCTTTGTTGGAAGGAGTTTTCAGCACgtattttctttaacattgttTCTGTGCTATAAAAGTACTGATTCTAGCACAGACTCAGAAGATGGGCCAGTGGAACAAGGCATCTCCAGGAAGTTGGTTCTACTTTAGTCTtgaccttcccttcctcccataCTAGCAGGCCTATTTCTTTCCCAAGAATACACAtcttgcctgttttgttttttgccatgtTTACTTTTTCTTGGTCATGTATAAGCAATAAAGCTGTTTTCTGTTCTTCACCTTTCTCAACcccaatttctctcttttttttttaaagattttatttatttatttgacagagatagagacagtcagtgagagaggggacacaagcagggggagtgggagaggaagaagcaggctcccagcagaggagcctgacgtggggctcgatcccgtaatgccgggatcacgccctgagccgaaggcagacgcttaactgctgtgccacccaggcgccccccaatttcTCTTCTATACCTTAGGCTAAAAAGTCTTCGATGGTTCTTCTAGCCCCCTTAAATATGGCTTAGGATGGCCCTTCAAAACCTAAGATCTCTCGTTTGCACTATGGGTCTTGGAACATACTTCTAGTGTTCCTGCCAATCAGAGATCTCTATATTAAATCCTAAAAtgggattaagaaaaaaaaaagtcacagaattcacatttattgaataattgttGTGATAAAACATGGAATTTCtgaattccaaataaataaatttcatttttgaacatTTCATCTGTTACTTTTTAGCACCAATAGGCTTGGTAACAGCCTCAAGTTCACCTGACAACAAGCTGACGACCTTCCCCCACTGGCCCTTCAATCTGCTTAACAATAAGTCCTTTGCTTGTCATTCTCCCAGGGGAAGGCCTACTGCCCTCCTTTCTGTACAATCTGGGCAAACCGACTGGTGATGGCAAGAGTAGTGTCAATGAAGCGGTCCACACAGCTAGAGAGACAATTTTCAGTGCGAGAGTCTAGGCGATTCCCTGGCTTCTCCACACATTTATCCCAGCACAGCTCCATGAAGTGATGCacctaagaggaaagaaaattagtaaCCACTGCTGTCTGCATATAGGTCTGTCAACTTTATTTCCTTCccgtttttctcattttctgtcacCTGACTTAAACCATTCTTCCAATCAACAAACCATGGGCTCTCCTCTTTCCTCACTTCCTAATTTGTCATTAGTATGGCCCAAATCCTTGTTCCTACATTGCGATATTCCTTtatcctttctgtttctgttttccttcttagtaattaaaaataactttcggggcgcctgggtagcgcagtcgttaagcgtctgccttcggctcagggcgtgatcccggcattccgggatcgagtcccaacatcaggctcctccgctaggagcctgcttcttcctctccctcccctgctgtgttccctctctcactggctgtctctatctctgtctaataaataaataaaatcttaaaaaaaaaaaaaaaaactttatcaagTCCCCCCTTGCTTAATGCACAATTCCTGTTAGCCAACCCAGCGCGGCCCATTATTTAACCATCAACCTGTTATGCTTCAATGAAGTACATGCACAGCACACTCAATGTGACTTAATATTCCTGGAATGCCCTACCTaaagatttttcccattcttcAAAATAGTTCAAATTGATTGTGTTAAGGCCTTAATCAGACTGTAAATTTTCAGGGAGGGTTAGtatcttttaaatttccaagTTGCACCAGTGTAAGCTGGGAAGGTATGGTACCAATTAATTTCCCCCAAACCACTGCTCTCCTGTCATTCCAAACTTATCCCTTACAGACCAGTTCTTGAGTTCTAAACCTTTTTAGGGTCATGGACACATTTGGGAATCCAATGAAGGTTATGGATCCTCTCcataaaaatgcacataacaGGTACAGAAAATGTGTTTTTGCTATTTAATCCTCCGCGAACACCAACCCCTCCCCGAGAAGGAGGGGAACTATTTACTAACGGCTTCATTTTGGGAGACAGGGTTTACTAAGTCAGTCAGTACTTTCTGCGGTCCTAAAATATGACTTATCTCCGTTTGAGGCGCGGTTAAGCTATTAGTCACGCTGCTGGTGGTGGTGCTGCTAGTAAGGGACCACGCCGAGTTTCGAACCGTGCCGAAAGGGCTCCAAAACACTTGTTCTAACCTACAGTCCAAATTGACTACTTCATAGCCCACCTTTCTCCATTAACGTTCCACTGCTTTGTCGTTTTCAAATACATGATCGCATATGATCTCTACAGTCCAGTAAGGCAGCAGGAGACTGCAGAACCAAGACCCACAGTGGATGGGTGTCTTGTCTAGTGGCACGCGCGGcctgtgaggggcagaggcaggatcaGAACCAAGACCTTCCGAAGGCCAAGCCCAGACAGCTCGCCGCCAAACTAGGTTCCGGTGCCCTTGCGTCGCCCGaacctttcttctctgctttgcactttctctttcccccacGCTGGGTGTGCCTAGCGGGCGCCTGAGCACTACTAGTCACCAGAGTCTGCAGTTTCTTTTCTGGGAAGAACCGGGCGCGGTAGGAGCGAGCGCTGGGCAGTCTCCCCGTGGTGAGGTCGCAGAGCTCTGCTCGTTTTTTCCCAGTGGCTGTCACCACACGGGCTGAGTAAAAAGTCTGAAAACTCAAACCTGTGCCTCACCCTCTTGTCTCTTCCCCCTGGTCCCTGTCCCCGCACCTGGGCAGTGAACTGCGCCTTCTGCTGTTCGGCCGCCACCAGGCGCTGCAACTCCGCTTCGTCGGCTTCACCCAGCTCCGCCATCGTGGGCCTCCAGCTCCGGCCTTCCGACGAGCGTGTACGCGCATGTGCGGCGGGCGCGCGCCAGCTCCCGACTTCCGG
It encodes:
- the TIMM8B gene encoding mitochondrial import inner membrane translocase subunit Tim8 B isoform X1; protein product: MAELGEADEAELQRLVAAEQQKAQFTAQVRGQGPGGRDKRVHHFMELCWDKCVEKPGNRLDSRTENCLSSCVDRFIDTTLAITSRFAQIVQKGGQ
- the TIMM8B gene encoding mitochondrial import inner membrane translocase subunit Tim8 B isoform X2 → MAELGEADEAELQRLVAAEQQKAQFTAQVHHFMELCWDKCVEKPGNRLDSRTENCLSSCVDRFIDTTLAITSRFAQIVQKGGQ